A portion of the Acidimicrobiales bacterium genome contains these proteins:
- a CDS encoding methyltransferase domain-containing protein: MSQPAPSTDAASPWEPLDAAYRAAQLGPASSRWASLLEQTILTAPERRRLLGAVGARAGWRVLDVGTGYGPIPVELAHLAALEAIGVDTDEELLTAAASVADALAESDFFATGATVSFAPGDAYALPFDAGEFDLVTARLVFQHLADPRLAAAEVARCLRPGGLALVYDVDDGLSASWPPASPEVALLDRAYDAYQLASGGDREVGRKLSSYLADAGLTVRQVLVLPQAAHEDAGSADAARSVNEARHLAARDAMIAAGLIDRPTFDRCLAASVQAAAVARCRIESQVVVLAGKP; the protein is encoded by the coding sequence ATGAGCCAACCGGCACCCTCGACGGACGCAGCGAGCCCATGGGAGCCGCTCGACGCCGCCTACCGCGCCGCGCAGCTCGGCCCGGCCAGCAGCAGGTGGGCCTCGCTCTTGGAGCAGACGATCCTCACCGCTCCCGAACGGCGGCGCCTCCTCGGCGCCGTCGGGGCGCGTGCCGGGTGGCGGGTGCTCGACGTCGGCACCGGCTACGGGCCGATCCCCGTCGAACTCGCCCACCTCGCGGCGCTCGAGGCGATCGGGGTGGACACCGACGAAGAGCTGCTCACGGCCGCGGCCAGCGTCGCCGACGCCCTCGCGGAGAGCGACTTCTTCGCGACGGGCGCCACGGTCTCATTCGCCCCCGGTGACGCCTACGCGCTGCCCTTCGACGCCGGCGAGTTCGACCTCGTCACCGCCCGGCTCGTCTTCCAGCATCTCGCCGACCCCCGCCTCGCCGCGGCCGAGGTCGCGCGCTGCCTCCGCCCCGGTGGCCTCGCCCTCGTCTACGACGTCGACGACGGCCTCTCCGCGAGCTGGCCACCGGCCTCGCCCGAGGTCGCGCTCCTCGATCGCGCCTACGACGCCTACCAGTTGGCGAGCGGTGGTGACCGCGAGGTCGGCCGCAAGCTCTCGAGCTACCTCGCCGACGCCGGCCTCACCGTCCGCCAGGTCCTCGTGCTCCCGCAGGCGGCCCACGAGGATGCCGGCTCCGCCGATGCGGCGCGGTCGGTCAACGAGGCCCGCCACCTCGCGGCGCGCGACGCGATGATCGCCGCCGGGCTCATCGACCGGCCGACCTTCGACCGCTGCCTCGCGGCGAGCGTGCAGGCGGCCGCGGTCGCCCGCTGCCGGATCGAGAGCCAGGTCGTGGTGCTCGCCGGCAAGCCCTGA